Within the Dryobates pubescens isolate bDryPub1 chromosome 25, bDryPub1.pri, whole genome shotgun sequence genome, the region CACCACCTTGCACCTGCACCCACACCTATCCCTGCACCCACACTGCACCCATTCCTGCACCCATTCCCACTCACACCTGTGCCCCAAaccacccacacacacaccccccctacccctgcagcctccccgcACGTCTTCCCCCACCTGCATGGCCCACGGCGTGCTGTAGACGTTGCCGAAGAAGCCGTCGGGGCGCTGCTCCTccaccatcctcctcctcaccctgcgCCTGGCCGCCCGCAGCTCCGCCGCCAGCCGGGACCTCACCAGCCGCCCCCTCTCCAGGCAGGTGAAGGCCAGCACTGCCACGGCCTCCGTGTCTGCAGGGACACCGTGTCACACGCTCCAGGTGCCACACACCCGGCCGGGGGTGCCACCACCCTTGCCTGTCCTCGGCGGGGGGACCCTCACCCACGGCGCTGCCACCAGCGTGCCTGAACTTGTGGTGGTGCTCAGCCTCCAGGAGCCGGCGGATCACCTCCTCCCGCACCCGCTTGTGGTGGACACACAGCGCCAGGACGCCCAGGCCGTACTGGTAGTAACTGGTGAGGGGGTGGCCGTGCCGCCGGGAccctggggaggaggtgtgTGTCACTGGGGTGAGCCGGTGGCGCCGTGCCTGGACgtgccagcagaggagggggTGCTCGCCGCTGGGATGCTCTCACCTGCCCAGTCCTCCTCCAGGTGGTGCTTCAGCCACGTCACCAGTGAGCGCTGGGAACTGGGATCCGGTGGGGGGCAGGTGGCACGCAGCCCCAGCAGGTACAGCGCCAGCCGCCCCGTCTGCGGCCCCTCCGCCTCCGCACCCCTGCAAGCCACCgagctgtcactgcaggccttcgcAGGCAGGCTCTCCCCAttcttcctgtagcccccttcaggtactgggaggttgctattaggtctccccggagccttctcttctccaggctgagcacccccagctccctcagcctctccttgtagcagagctgctccaacccccggagcattttcctggcctcctctggaccctctccatcaggtccaggtccttcctgtgttgagggctccagacctggacacagcactgcaggtgaggtctcagcagggcagaggggcaggatcccctctttccacctctggccatgctgcttttgatgcagcccaggatgtgatttgccttctgggctgcaagctcacactgcctgctcctgtccagcttttcatccatcagcacccccaagtccttctcctcagggctgctttctatcccctcctcccccagtctgtattgatagtgaggattgttccagcccaggagcagagccctgcacttgctctcattgaacctcatggggttcacctgggcccaacctctccagcttgtcccagTCCCCCTGGATGACATCTCATCCCTCGGTGTAAGTTAACATGACCAGAGGAAAGCAAATACTAAATAGAGACCACAGGATTAGGCACAGACAGCAGATTGCTGCTGGCAGCTACAGGATGTGTAAGGTGAGTCCCCACACCCCCTGACAGGGAGCTATCAGCCCACACGTGTGACAGACATGCAGgggacacacacagcacacacacacacatgcagctCACACATGTACatgctgctcacacacacagaggacacacacacgtgtgtacatgctgctcacacacacagaggacacacacacgtgtgtacatgctgctcacacacacagaggacacaCACGTGTGTACATGCTGCTCACACACAGGACACACACGTGTGTACATGCTCACACACAGGACACACACGTGTGTACatgctgctcacacacacaggaCACACACACGTGTGTACATGCTGCTCACACACAGGACACACACGTGTGTACatgctgctcacacacacagaggacacaCGTGTACATGCTGCTCACACACAGGACACACACGTGTGTACATGCTGCTCACACACAGGACACACATGTGTGTACatgctgctcacacacacagaggacacaCACACGTGTACATGCTGCTCACACACAGGACACACACGTGTGTACatgctgctcacacacacagaggacacaCACACGTGTACATGCTGCTCACACACAGGACACACACGTGTGTACatgctgctcacacacacagaggacacaCACACGTGTGTACATGCTGCTCACACACAGGACACACACGTGTACatgctgctcacacacacagaggacacaCACATGTACATGCTGCTCACACACAGGACACACACACGTGTGTACATGCTGCTCACACACAGGACACACACACGTGTGTACATGCTGCTCACACACAGAGGACACACACACGTGTGTACatgctgctcacacacacagaggacacaCACGTGTACatgctgctcacacacacagaggacacaCACACGTGTGTACATGCTGCTCACACACAGGACACACACGTGTACatgctgctcacacacacacgcacgTACATGCTGCTCTTGAAAGCCGTGGCATCCCGGTGCAGGTGGCCGTGGGGTGGTCCAGCTTCCTCCAGGGTCCTGTGGAGATGCGGTGTCAGcagggtgccagggtggtgctggggacagggtACATCCCCTAGAGGCACATGGCCGGGGACCCGGTGCCTCCCTCCACACCTCGGGACTTACCGGTTGTAGCGGCTCTGGAAGGTGTCCTGCAGCCGCGCCAGGTACTGCTGCTCCCCGGCCAGGTGATGGTCCGCAGCCAGGCGAAGGGCCAGGTAGACGCTGGGGTCGGGGTCCCGCCCCAGGTCGGacgccagccccagcagccggCCGCTCAGCGCCTGCACCGCTGCCGCTGCTTCCCCCGGGGCTTCTGCCCACCGTGGCCCAGGGAGAGGGAGTGAAGGGTgatgggaggcaggaggggcccGAACCCACCTCAGGCGCTGGCCCCACGGcatctgcagcccccagcactggtTGCGTGGGGACACGGAGGTGATGGAGATCCAGCACCCCGACCCTGCTGTgtcccctgtgccctctgcGTCCATCCCTCAAGTGCCAAAACCTCCATTCTTGCCCCCCAAAATCGGGAAGAAACAAGGTAAGATATGACATGAGGTGGGAGCAAAGAATGCCCAAGGTCCTGGGTATGGTCCCCCTCCCACCGTGCCCATcaggctggcagggtgctgggatggcacctctgtccccagggaccctgtgtggcacaggagCAGGTTGGCTCCAGGCtttgggcaggggaaggggggcacaggagtGAGGCTTAACCCTGATGGGCGCTGGGGACAGCTCAGCCTTGGAaaactcatccctggaggggtttcatgcGGCCAACGTCCTCCCAGGGGCCAGAGCACGGGGCTGGAGCATGCGATGGTGGCCATTGCCCCAGCCTTACTCTTGGGGACTTCTTGGCTACTGCAGCCAGCTCGGGGACCTCCTTTGGGCACCATCCCACCTGGGTCAGACGCCCAGCTCCAGCGGCGTCCCGCGGTGGGACGTCGGGGAGCTGTACTCAccgcagggctgagcaggcaggagtgcagcctgcagcaggacgaGGAGCAGCCACATGCCGAAGCAGGACAGTGGGGGCTGAGGCATGGTTCAGCCTGGCGCGGCgcggcagaggcaggcagagcccggccgagccgagccgggaCACTGCTGGGAAGAGGGAGTTCTTGTCAGAGGCTGTTTCCGCACTCCGGAGCCGAGTCAGCAGAAACgggaaaggaaaaggacttCGGCTGGAGGCGAAgcgaagggaagaggagggaagtgtGGCCCGCCCCAGGCAGGGTAGAGAtaagctgctcccagctgctcttccctcctGACTACTCTCTGACCTGGCACAAACTGTACGAACGTCCCTGGATGCCATGCCACAGCCGGGGCAGCATGACCCAAACTGTCAGTGTGGGTCAAACCGACCGGTCACATTtagcccccaccccccaaaaaaacccagagggGATTAAAGCACgcgagaaagagaggaaatggactcaaattacaccacaggggaggttcaggctgggtattaggagaaacttcttcactggaagggttctcaaacactggaacagagtgcccagggaggtggttgaattcccatcccaggaggggtttaaaagctgcagagatgtggtgctgagggacaggggtTAGCACCAGCCATGGTAAAGAATCGTcggactcggtgatcttaaaggtcttttccaaccaaaatgtttctgtgattctaaacccCTGAGAATCCTGAACCCTctgtctccacagcctctgACAGCAGTaactctgctgctcccctggaACTGGGTTTTCATTAGCAATCTGGATTGATCAACCCAGTTTAGCAGCTGAGGGGTGCACACAGGGGTTCTGAACCACTGCaggcaagggaagggaagacaCACCGCTCCCAGCCCAGAAGAGGGAGCCTAGAAGCTGAGGATGATGCCGTGGAGCCAGCAgactgcctccagctgcagaggggaggaaaagaagcagGGTCTGGGCAGGGGCTTTCCCGCAGGGGCTTTCCCCTAGCGACAGCGTGGTCCAGCCAGGCTTGTGCCTCGCTATATCCCAGCAAGCCCCGCGGCGCCAGGCGAGAGCCCCGTGTAGCCCAGCCAGGCCTGTGCCTCGCTATATCCCAGCAAGCCCCGCGGCGCCAGGCGAGAGCCCCGTGTAGCCCAGCCAGGCCTGTGCCTCGCTATATCCCAGCAAACCCCGCGGCTCTACGCATTATCCCAGCGTGGCCTGTCCTGCAGGACCCCCTCCTGCCAGGCCCCTCGGGCTGCCCTTGGCGCGCCTGAGCTGGCGCGGCCTCGCCGCTTGCCCACAGAATCTGCTGTGGCCGTCCTGCCCCGCCGTACCCgcgctgccctccttgccccctgTGCTCGCTCTACGTCCCCCGCGACCGGCGCAGGGCGGCTTTGGCTCCGGTAGGCTCCGAGGCTGGGGCGCAGGCAGGGCGGAAGCAGGCGGAGGGGAGGCAGGCCGGGGGCCTGCGGCGCTGCGGGAGCAcgcgggcagcggcggcggtGCCATGGGTGggctggagaagaagaaggtACTGTAgggctcctggcagcctccaccccctcccctttccccgaCCCCCCTTCAGTGGCCGTGTTCACGCTCCCCGTTGCCGTCCTGTGTCGTGCCTCCCTCACGCCGCTGCCATCCGTCCCCCCGGTGCCGGCGCTTCCCCCCGTCTCTAGATGCCAGCGATGCCCCTTCGCGGTGGCAGTGCCCACATGTGCCGTGCCCCTCCACCCCGTGCCCGGTCCCCCGTCCTTCCAGCTGGCCGTGCCCGGCTGCCACATTTCATATCCCTCCCACCCCGCCGGTTCCCGTTTCTACTCCATTTCCAGCCGCTGTGGCTCCGGGGCAGCCCCCCTCGGTCGCGGGGCATCCTGAGCCTCTCCGGTACCGAACTGCCCCTGacacccctttttttccccagtacgAGCGGGGAGCCGCCACCAACTACATCACCCGCAACAGGGCGCggaagaagctgcagctgagcctgcCCGACTTCAGGTGTGCTCGGGGACTACCGGGACCCCCTGGAACGCCTGAACCCCATCGTGACTCCCCGGGGGTCCCCCTAGATCTCCTGAACGCACCCCCCCTCACTCACACAACTCCTACAGACCCCCTGAATCTCCCTATGGCTCCTGGATCCCCATCGCCCCCTCCTTCCAGAATCAACCCCGTGACTTCCTGGGATCACCCTGAACCCCTTCACAATCCATCTGAGCCCCCTTGGGCCCCCTTCCAGGACTCCCTGAACAGTCCTTGAACCCTCCTGTAAACCCCAAGAGGTCCACTTGAACCCTCCCTGGGTCCCCTAAATGCCCTACCTCAGATCCCTCTAGAGCCCCCCTGAACCCCCTTCAGATGACTCTCACACCTGAATATTCCCAGACCATCCCCGACCTGCTGAACCTCTTCTTAGGACCCCCAGACCCCTCAGGAGGAGACCAAGCCCATGGTGGGTGTGTGGGGTGGCCCTTTCCATAGGGAGCACGATCGTGTGTCCTGGGGTTTCAGGCTGCCCAGTTTTGGGGTTCCCCACCCCAAGGGGTGGCAGCAGTGgaggggaaggctccaggggtcCCCTGCTCTCGGGGGTCTCACCCCTATCACCATTCCCAGGCGCCTCTGCATCTTGAAGGGGATTTACCCCCACGAGCCCAAGCACAAGAAGAAGGTGAACAAAGGGTCCACAGCACCCAGGACCTTCTACCTCCTGAAGGACATCAAATTCCTCCTGCATGAGCCCATTGTCAACAAGTTCCGGGAGTACAAGGTCAGTATCCTGCAGGGTGCCCTTTgggaggggctgcccagggctgagcttcCCCTGCAGACCCCCCGGGCTCCCCCTTGCCCCGCAGGTGTTCGTCCGCAAGCTCCGGAAGGCCTACGGCAAGAGCGAGTGGGGCACTGTAGACCGGCTGAAGGACAACAAGCCCACCTACAAGCTCGACCACATCGTCAAGGAGAGGTGAGGCAccttctgctccttctggcagcagctttCCCTCTGGTCATCTGGACCCCTGGAGGCTTCACCATGTcgtagagtcatggaatggtttgggtcggaGACGACCTCCCGAGGCCGGCGAGGCCAAAGCGTCAGCCTGAGAGCAGCGTGGCTGTGAAACTTAATCCTGGCATCACAGagtcagccaggctgggaaagacctcagaggtcatcaagtccaacctatgacctgatccctaacacctcctgacaaccaaaccatggctccaagtgccacatccaagcctttgttgagcacctccagtgatggtggctccactacctccctggcagcacatcccaagggccaattcctgtttctgggaggaactttctcctcacctccagcctaaacttcccctggcacagcttgagactgtgtcctcttgttctggtgctgcttgcctgggagaagagaccaacccccacctggctacaacctccctgcagggagttgtagagagcaatgaggtctcccctgagcctccaccaggctaagcaaccccagctccctcagcctctcctcacagggctgtgctccagacccctccccagcctcattgcccttctctggacacattcaagtatctcaatgtccttgaactgaggggcccagaactggacacagtactcaaggtactTCCCTACAtctgagccccagagctgctgggttgCTCCTTGGGAAgccaggaggacctggagctggtggagctgaCAGGAGAGCACTGAGCATGGTTGGATTTTGtgaccttcaaggtcttttccaacttaaaagAACTGTATGAGCACAgggtgggggctgcagagctgtccctCTACTGGAGCCTTCACCGTGTCCCTGCCTCCTTACTGGAGCCTTCACCGTGTCCCTGCCTCCTTACTGGAGCCTTCACCGTGTCCCTGCCTCCTTACTGGAGCCTTCACCGTGTCCCTGCCTCCTTACTGGAGCCTTCACCATGTCCCTGCCTCCTTACTGGAGCCTTCACCGTGTCCCTGCCTCCTTACTGGAGCCTTCACCGTGTCCCTGCCTCCTTACTGGAGCCTTCACCGTGTCCCTGCCTCCATACTGGAGCCTTCACCGTGTCCCTGCCTCCTTACTGGAGCCTTCACCGTGTCCctgcctccatgctggagccTTCACCGTGTCCCTGCCTCCATACTGGAGCCTTCACCGTGTCCCTGCCTCTTTTGGGCTCCAGTTCTTGGGGGTTCTGCTCAAACTGCTGTCTGTTCCTCACCTGCAAGTGTGCTGCATGCTGGTTGCAGCGACAcctgagctccccagggagcGCTGGGCCACCCTGGATGGCCGCTGTGGGCTCCTCAGTGCCCGTGTGGGACACCCCCATGCCTGTGGGTCCCCAGCTCTGGTGGGAGGTGCAGGAGATGGATGCTCCCTGGTGCCTGGTTCCTTTCTCACGGGAGGCCTCCACCAGCGCCGGCAGCTCTCGGGGGACGCCGCCGGAGCTGGGTGcgattcctcccccccctcctgcccGGGCGCAGGTACCCGACCTTCACGGACGCTCTGCGGGACCTGGACGATGCCCTCTCCAtgtgcttcctcttctccaccttCCCCCGGAGCGGCAAGTGCCACGTGCAGACCATCCAGCTCTGCCGGCGCCTGGCCGTCGAGTTCCTCAACTACGTCATCGCCTCCCGCTCGCTGCGCAAGGTGAGCGCCCCGggccctgcccctcagcaggctgcagggctgcggctggcagccctgtgccccaggagaGCATCAGGCCAGCTCTACTGGCAGCTTCAGGAGGGCAGTGAGTCCCAGCAGGCCGTCTGCGGCGCTCCCACAGTCAGCCTGCAGGTCACAGGCTCCCAgggtgtcaggggctggaagggacctccagagatcacccagcccaagccccctgccagagcaggagcagagactccagcacagggcacacagaacacatccagatggggctggagaggctccagagcaggagactccacaacctctctgggcagcctgctccagggctctgggagcctcccagggcagaagttcctcctcctgctgagctgcaacctcctgggctgcagtttccatcccttgccccttggcctatgccaggctgcagctgagcagagcctgtgccctgcctcctgccccccagccctcagagatttagaAGCATTccttagatcccctctcaggcttctcctctgcagcctcagcagccccagggctctcagcctctcctcccagggcagtgctgcagtccctcactcatcctggtagcctctgttgggctctctgcagcaggtccctgtccctgctgagctggggagcccagggctggatgcaacattccagctgtggcctcagcagggcagagtagaggcggtggagaacctccctggctttgCTGGTCACACTCCTAATGATGAGGAAAAGGTTAAAGAGAAGGGAGAGCACCCTTGGCCTTCCTCCCCCTGAGCTGTCACTCTGTTCCTCACAGGTCTTCCTCTCCATCAAGGGCATCTACTACCAGGCcgaggtgctggggcagcccatCACCTGGATCACCCCCTACACCTTTGCCCACGATGTGAgtagctggggagagcagggtgggATCCACACTGCCACAGCCCCATGGGGCTGAGGAGCCTGGCACCAcagggcccagcccaggaggcatGTGGGGACACAGCCCTCCTCCACCCCACtctggctggcagtgcccctgtCCCCCCCGTGGCTGGCAGTGTCCCcgtggctggcagtgccagtctACGTGGGTCTTTATGTCATTTTGTCAACCATTAAGATCATTAAGCCATTAAAGATTAACCTGCAGGAATGAGGCTggtggcacctggggaggaggtgacTCAGAccctgccccctctgccaggATGGTTGTGCTGCATCTCCTGTGCAATCCAGACCGGGTGAGGGGAGAGCTGTGGGTGCCGCCGTGCCAAGGCAGCCACGTGGCACCTTGCCAGAGATCTTCATGGCAGGCAGAAGTTCACCACACAGCAAAGCTCTCTTGTTTCACTCCCAAGGCTTGGCACAATTGGGTTGGGGCTTTCCAGCTTCCTGGCCTTTGGTGTGGTCCATGCTGAGCTccgctcccctgctcctgcagcatctcCTTGGCCACCCCAAGGCCTTCCCAGACAATGACTTCTCAGGCCCTTAAGTTCTGGCTGTTGTGCTGGCTGAGTCCCTGCTGGGTTTGGCACCTGGTGTGGCTTTACCATGGCCTCCACTCCTCACCTGGACCGAGCCACCAAGGCCTCCATCCGTGCTGGGCTGTGGTGCTCGATCTGGCCAAGCAGATCCCTTCgtggagagctggcagcagggcccagggagctctccctgccccgGGGTCTGGCCaaagacctccagagctccctgtgAAGGGAGACAGGATCCTCCCTGTCCTGTTGGGACAGATCCTTGTGCCTGTCCTGGTGTCCTCACCTCCCCCCcgtgcctgcagcaccccacagACGTGGATTACCGAGTCATGGCCACCTTCACCGAGTTCTACACCACCCTGCTGGGCTTCGTCAACTTCCGCCTCTACCACTCCCTCAACCTGGTCTACCCCCCCAAGGTGAGCTCACCACTTGCCTTGGGGCAGCCTGGTGCTTCCTTGGGGCTGGTGGGACCACCCAGGGTGGGGGATGTGAAGCAAGCCCCTGCTGGAGGGTCCCAGTGGTGGAGGGGAGGATATTCTGGGGGCTCCTCCATGCCTTCCTGTTGCCCCCCAGATCGACGGCCAGGCTGATGCGGAGCTGAAGCCCGTGGAGGGCAAGGAGTATGCCATGGATTCAGAGAGCTACCTGGAGGTGAGGGGCACTGCCAcccctgggggctctgggagGATCCTGTGTGCTGTGGGTGTGCTGACCACAGGCAGaagcccagcatggtgggattttttgaggggacctctggagatcatccagcccaaaccccctgctcaagcagggacacccacagcagcttgccctggagcacagtgcccaggggggtttggaagctctccagggaaggagactccacaacctctctgggcagcctgctccaggcctccagcaccctcacaacaaacaagtttttcctcatgaccTTCCTTCTGGCATGGAGGACTCTGTGTGTGGGGGTcaaggagcagagccagctccctGTTTAGTGGAGGGTCCTGGTgccaaactcctggccaagggAGGAGCTGTGCCTCCCTTCTGCACGGTGGGAACCCTCCACAGCCCCATGCTGAGCattgcagggctgggacagcaCCTGGAGAGGGCTGAATTTCTGTCAGGTCCCTTGCTCTTTTGACCTCTTGCTCTGAGAAGTCACCTCACACCGTGAGGCTGCCCCTTCTCCCAACCTCCAAGCACTGTTTGGACCTCTGACACCTTCTTGgtctcctgctgcagaaacTGTCAGCTCTGAGTGCCAGCCTGGCACGTGTGGTGGCACCAGCCCATGAGGATGAGGTGGAGATGGACGAGTTCCCAGTGGAGGGGGTAAGAGCCTGGTGGGGGGTGGCTCAAGCCTGGCCATGGGTGATCCTgtctgcaggctgccagcccctgcccaggcacaggacaCTGTGCAGACAGGGCCTGGCGTggtgctgggagaggctggcGGGAGGGGGGGGACAGCGCTGGGAGACCTCCTTTCAGAGTGGGGCTTGGCAGCACGGGGAGGAGGCTGAATGCTTTGCCCTGAGCAGGAGACAGCAGAACAGATGGACACAAagaagaaggagcaggaggccCTGGAGAAGCACAAGAAGATGTTCGAGGGGCTGCGCttcttcctcagcagggaggtgcCTCGAGAGCCCTTGGCCTTCATCATCCGGTACGCGGGGGCCTGGttgtgctgcttccctccctcccttctctggGGCTTTTGAGGCCCAGGTCCTGACCCCCCGTGGGTGAGGTGAGCCTGAGGGCCCCCTGCTGCCTGACTCCTcgctgggctctgctggcaggtgCTTTGGTGGCCAGGTCTCCTGGGACAAGTCCTTGTGCATCGGAGCCACCTACGAGGCCGGCGACCCCTCCATCACTCACCACATCGTGGACCGGCCgcggctgcagcagcaggtcgTGGGCAGGTGGGCTGGGGCGAGCGGCCTGTCCCCAGAACGGTGGCCACGTGGGCGAGCAGGGGTCCCTGGCTGTCGCCACAGGCCCCTGCCTGAgcctgtgtccctgtgccccaCAGGTGCTACCTGCAGCCCCAGTGGGTCTTCGACTCGGTCAATGCCAGGATGTGTCTCCCCGTGGCTGACTACTTCCCTGGCGTGCTGCTGCCCCCACACCTCTCCCCCTTCGTGACAGAGCAGGAAGGGGACTATGTCCCTCCCgagaagctgaagctgctggCCTTGCAGAGAGGAGAGAACCCAGGTGATGGGAGGCTCGGAGGGGTTGAGGAGCCGAGCGGGGCTGTACCTGCTCCGGGCTCTCCTGTGGCTAACAGTCATCCCTCTGTAGATGAAGagagtgaggaggaagaggaggatgaggaggatgacaatgaagaggaggaggatgatgaagatgaatctgaaaaggaagaagaaatgaaattaaGGAAGATGGAAGAGCAGAAGACTCAGAGCAACAAGGTACagggtgggagctgcaggaggaggcagctttGGTCAGAGTTCagtccctgctggggctctcgCTCGCTGTGGGGTGTCCTGGGCAGGTCCCTGTGCTGGCACCACTGGGGCTGTGCTGTTCCTGGAGAGCTCCTGCAAGTGCTCCCATTCATGAGGTCCTGCAGCCACGCTCCCATTCGTGCCCAGCGCCTTTCTTGCTGGTCTGGAAGGTGCCACAGCTCCGGTGGTCCACGGTGAAcggtggggaagggagaggggaggttcCCAGGGCCCTGAGCTCTCGGGCTCCCCTGCAGGCACTTCCCGTGAAGGTGACTGCCGGCAAGCTGCGGCTGGAGGACAAGCAGcgcctggagcaggagcagcagagcgaGGAGAAGCGCCTGGCCATCATGATGATGAAGAAGAGGGAGAAGTACCTCTACAAGAAGATTATGTTCGGCAAGAAGCGCAAAGCCCGGGAGGtaggagggcaggggggctgcgGTGGTCCTGGTGCTTCCCCACGTGGCTgaagccagctctgtgcctgtcctctgccagctcttggGCTTCTCCCTCTAGCTggtgaggagagagggaaggagggtggGCAGGGGTGAGGCTCCACAAGCCTCTGCCCCAGGGTCACCAGGCCTGGGAGAGCTCCTTGCAGTCCCTTACGGCCGTGGCTCGCGTTCAGCAACCAAAGATGCTGCCCCTCTCTGTCTcaccctgccagctgcacagaCAGCTGGGGGCTTTGGTGGGGTCAAGGGTGGAGCAGCCCTGAGTCTGACTGTGGCCCTTGGGGGTCTCCCCACAGGCAAACAAACTGGCTGCAAAGAGGAAAGCCCACGACACGGCTCtcaaagaggagaagaagaagagcaaGAAGGCACGGCGAGCCTGATGGGGCCCAGGGGCTCCCACACCCTGCAGAGACCCTCAGCTTTGGCTGGAAACCCTCAGCTTTGGCTGGaaaccctcagctctgccctggggccagagctgctccatccaAACATTCCTCACCTGTACGTGCAGCCTCCCCCTGCGCCTTGCTCGCAGCGCCCTCCGCTGCCGCTGCCCATCCTTGCccgggctgtggggctggtgtcACAGGGACTGTCCTCTTCATactgctgccacctctgcttcCTGAcctgcaaggaggaggaggaggaagccaaGAAGGGGCCTGAGCTCTCGCTGGTCCCTCCAGATACCTTCCTTTTGGATttgcacagccctggctggaggagctgagccccgtggtggagcaggagcttccCAGGGCTTGGttcttggtttgtgtttgtaatTAAAGAAGGTGACACttcctgggggctgtgtgggggCTGTGTCCTCCCAGCCATGGTGCTGTGTGGGGGCTGTGTCCTCCCAGCCATGGTGCTGTGTCCTCCCAGCCATGGTGCTGTGTGGGGG harbors:
- the TCN2 gene encoding transcobalamin-2 isoform X2, whose translation is MWLLLVLLQAALLPAQPCEAPGEAAAAVQALSGRLLGLASDLGRDPDPSVYLALRLAADHHLAGEQQYLARLQDTFQSRYNRTLEEAGPPHGHLHRDATAFKSSMGAEAEGPQTGRLALYLLGLRATCPPPDPSSQRSLVTWLKHHLEEDWAGSRRHGHPLTSYYQYGLGVLALCVHHKRVREEVIRRLLEAEHHHKFRHAGGSAVDTEAVAVLAFTCLERGRLVRSRLAAELRAARRRVRRRMVEEQRPDGFFGNVYSTPWAMQVFIASKMCQMQGVYGQAMAALLKNLNAFTTAATMAQVLPVLHGHSYLDITSMRCQEEPDTLTPISPEPLPEVLGTIMVQLVVECPLPGCPQHRPYDQLVPVPAGASLLDVLRAAAAQEPQDFTFDTQETPQGPFLISVLGLEAQQRKRRYWQLLTEPSTSLQMGVAEYRPHDGDTIILRLSEW
- the TCN2 gene encoding transcobalamin-2 isoform X1, which translates into the protein MDAEGTGDTAGSGCWISITSVSPRNQCWGLQMPWGQRLRWVRAPPASHHPSLPLPGPRWAEAPGEAAAAVQALSGRLLGLASDLGRDPDPSVYLALRLAADHHLAGEQQYLARLQDTFQSRYNRTLEEAGPPHGHLHRDATAFKSSMGAEAEGPQTGRLALYLLGLRATCPPPDPSSQRSLVTWLKHHLEEDWAGSRRHGHPLTSYYQYGLGVLALCVHHKRVREEVIRRLLEAEHHHKFRHAGGSAVDTEAVAVLAFTCLERGRLVRSRLAAELRAARRRVRRRMVEEQRPDGFFGNVYSTPWAMQVFIASKMCQMQGVYGQAMAALLKNLNAFTTAATMAQVLPVLHGHSYLDITSMRCQEEPDTLTPISPEPLPEVLGTIMVQLVVECPLPGCPQHRPYDQLVPVPAGASLLDVLRAAAAQEPQDFTFDTQETPQGPFLISVLGLEAQQRKRRYWQLLTEPSTSLQMGVAEYRPHDGDTIILRLSEW
- the PES1 gene encoding pescadillo homolog yields the protein MGGLEKKKYERGAATNYITRNRARKKLQLSLPDFRRLCILKGIYPHEPKHKKKVNKGSTAPRTFYLLKDIKFLLHEPIVNKFREYKVFVRKLRKAYGKSEWGTVDRLKDNKPTYKLDHIVKERYPTFTDALRDLDDALSMCFLFSTFPRSGKCHVQTIQLCRRLAVEFLNYVIASRSLRKVFLSIKGIYYQAEVLGQPITWITPYTFAHDHPTDVDYRVMATFTEFYTTLLGFVNFRLYHSLNLVYPPKIDGQADAELKPVEGKEYAMDSESYLEKLSALSASLARVVAPAHEDEVEMDEFPVEGETAEQMDTKKKEQEALEKHKKMFEGLRFFLSREVPREPLAFIIRCFGGQVSWDKSLCIGATYEAGDPSITHHIVDRPRLQQQVVGRCYLQPQWVFDSVNARMCLPVADYFPGVLLPPHLSPFVTEQEGDYVPPEKLKLLALQRGENPDEESEEEEEDEEDDNEEEEDDEDESEKEEEMKLRKMEEQKTQSNKALPVKVTAGKLRLEDKQRLEQEQQSEEKRLAIMMMKKREKYLYKKIMFGKKRKAREANKLAAKRKAHDTALKEEKKKSKKARRA